A genomic segment from Geitlerinema sp. PCC 7407 encodes:
- a CDS encoding transglutaminase family protein, whose amino-acid sequence MAHYRICHRLTYRYGQPVELAPHSLRLRPRHDGAQSLHRFNLTVSPTPLGISCFPDLDGHTTHRAWFGAQTEALVVEAVSVVEPHWSNPFGYLLEPWALRLPLNYPVTLRSQLQPYLVPSSVDLPPDPVASQLAIEIAHAVEGDVVAFLGTLNQQIYQACSYGVRETGDPLPPMITWNQRSGSCRDFAVLFVAACRAAGLAARFVSGYEVGEPDTRDRHLHAWAEVYLPGAGWRGYDPTHGLAVADRHIAIAASAFPPDAAPIVGQVRPGSVAASLDYTLDIQHLELEAALSQHQSQT is encoded by the coding sequence GTGGCTCACTATCGCATTTGTCATCGGCTGACCTACCGCTATGGCCAGCCGGTCGAGCTCGCTCCCCACAGCCTGCGGCTGCGGCCCCGGCATGATGGCGCTCAGTCTCTCCATCGCTTTAATCTGACGGTTTCGCCGACGCCGCTCGGGATCTCCTGCTTTCCGGACCTCGATGGTCATACAACCCACCGGGCGTGGTTTGGGGCGCAGACTGAGGCGCTGGTGGTGGAGGCGGTGTCCGTCGTGGAGCCTCACTGGAGCAACCCGTTTGGGTATCTGCTGGAGCCCTGGGCGCTGCGCCTGCCGCTGAACTACCCGGTCACGCTGCGATCGCAGCTTCAGCCTTACTTGGTGCCGTCGAGCGTGGACCTGCCGCCGGACCCCGTGGCCTCCCAGCTGGCCATTGAGATCGCCCACGCCGTCGAGGGGGATGTGGTGGCCTTCTTGGGGACGCTCAATCAGCAAATTTATCAAGCGTGCAGCTACGGGGTGCGCGAGACCGGCGATCCGCTGCCGCCGATGATCACCTGGAACCAGCGATCGGGCTCTTGTCGGGACTTTGCGGTGCTGTTTGTGGCGGCGTGCCGGGCGGCGGGCTTGGCAGCGCGGTTTGTCAGCGGCTACGAGGTCGGAGAGCCGGACACGCGCGATCGCCACCTGCACGCCTGGGCCGAGGTGTATTTGCCAGGGGCTGGCTGGCGGGGCTACGACCCGACCCACGGGCTCGCGGTGGCCGACCGTCACATCGCGATCGCCGCCAGCGCCTTTCCCCCCGATGCCGCCCCCATTGTCGGCCAGGTGCGGCCGGGCAGCGTGGCCGCATCCTTGGACTACACCCTCGACATTCAGCACCTCGAGCTCGAGGCAGCCCTCAGCCAGCACCAGAGTCAGACCTAG
- a CDS encoding proteasome-type protease translates to MTYCLGIITRYGLVMAADSRTHAGVDNISTYQKLFDFSVNGDRTLVLCTAGNLSITQSVLTAIHKDIKVDAEVNLYNLPSLDKVARYIGNKIRQVHEVDREWLQRDGIDYHCSFLLGGQLPGEDVELYRIYSQGNFIQATQETPFLQVGETKYGKPILDRTLTYDTPLEAAAKCALLSIDSTMRSNLSVGPPIDMVMYEANTFSLRHQLRLRLGDPYLAKIRKLWETSLRQAFDCMPSVEWEQLPSADPAEDILID, encoded by the coding sequence ATGACCTACTGCCTTGGCATCATTACCCGCTACGGACTGGTGATGGCCGCCGACTCGCGCACCCACGCGGGCGTCGACAATATCTCCACCTACCAAAAGCTGTTTGACTTTTCGGTCAATGGCGATCGCACTTTGGTCCTCTGCACCGCGGGCAATCTGTCCATCACCCAGTCGGTCCTCACCGCCATCCACAAAGACATCAAGGTCGACGCCGAAGTCAACCTCTACAACCTGCCCAGCCTCGACAAAGTCGCCCGCTACATCGGCAACAAAATTCGCCAGGTCCACGAAGTCGATCGCGAGTGGCTCCAGCGCGACGGCATCGACTACCACTGCAGTTTCTTGCTCGGCGGTCAGCTGCCCGGGGAAGACGTCGAGCTCTACCGAATTTATAGCCAGGGCAACTTCATCCAGGCGACCCAGGAAACGCCCTTCTTGCAGGTGGGCGAGACCAAGTACGGCAAGCCGATTCTCGATCGCACCCTGACCTACGACACTCCCCTGGAAGCCGCCGCCAAGTGCGCGCTGCTGTCCATCGATTCGACCATGCGCTCCAACCTGTCGGTGGGGCCGCCGATCGACATGGTGATGTACGAGGCCAACACCTTTTCCCTGCGCCATCAGCTCCGGCTGCGCCTGGGAGACCCCTACCTGGCCAAAATCCGCAAGCTGTGGGAAACCTCGCTGCGGCAGGCCTTTGACTGTATGCCCAGCGTGGAATGGGAGCAGCTGCCGAGCGCTGATCCGGCAGAGGATATCTTGATCGACTAG
- a CDS encoding alpha-E domain-containing protein, with protein sequence MLSRVADSIYWLNRYVERAENIARFVDVNVNLLLDGTTGTLEQWEPLVRTTGDLATFRDRYGQATAETVIHFLTFDTEYSNSILSCLHMARENARSVREIISSEMWEQVNAFYLMVKDASQEHSLIELHEFCSEVKLASHLFSGLMDATMSHNEGWHFGQMGRLLERADKTTRILDVKYFMLLPSPGDVGSTLDELQWMALLKSVSAYEMYRKRGQHRITPTRVADFLLLDLEFPRSIRFCLLKAEECLHAITGTPPGTWRYPAERALGRVRSQLDYLTVDEIVQSGLHEFLVDYLQLQINDVGDKIFEAFFALQPIQT encoded by the coding sequence ATGCTCAGTCGGGTTGCAGATTCGATCTATTGGCTCAACCGCTACGTCGAGCGGGCGGAGAACATTGCCCGCTTTGTGGATGTGAATGTAAATCTTTTGCTGGACGGGACCACAGGCACTCTCGAGCAGTGGGAGCCGCTGGTGCGCACCACCGGGGATTTAGCCACGTTTCGCGATCGCTACGGCCAGGCGACCGCAGAAACGGTGATTCACTTTTTGACCTTTGACACCGAATACTCCAACTCCATCCTGTCCTGTCTGCACATGGCGCGGGAAAATGCGCGATCGGTGCGAGAAATCATTTCCTCGGAGATGTGGGAGCAGGTGAATGCCTTTTACCTAATGGTGAAAGACGCCTCTCAGGAGCACTCTCTGATTGAGCTACACGAGTTTTGTAGTGAGGTGAAGCTGGCCAGTCACCTGTTTTCGGGGCTGATGGACGCCACGATGAGCCACAACGAGGGCTGGCATTTTGGCCAGATGGGGCGGCTGCTGGAGCGCGCAGACAAGACGACGCGGATCCTGGATGTGAAATACTTTATGCTGCTGCCGTCGCCGGGGGATGTGGGCTCGACCCTCGACGAGCTGCAGTGGATGGCGCTGCTGAAGTCCGTGAGCGCCTACGAGATGTATCGCAAGCGCGGCCAGCACCGGATCACGCCGACGCGAGTGGCCGACTTTTTGCTACTGGATCTGGAGTTTCCCCGCTCGATTCGCTTTTGCTTGCTGAAGGCGGAGGAGTGCCTCCACGCGATCACGGGGACACCGCCCGGGACCTGGCGCTATCCGGCGGAGCGGGCCCTGGGCCGGGTGCGATCGCAGCTTGACTACCTGACGGTCGACGAGATTGTCCAGTCGGGCCTGCACGAGTTCTTGGTGGACTATCTCCAGCTCCAGATCAACGACGTGGGAGACAAGATTTTTGAGGCTTTCTTTGCCCTCCAGCCCATCCAAACCTAG